Proteins encoded by one window of Acetivibrio thermocellus ATCC 27405:
- a CDS encoding radical SAM/SPASM domain-containing protein: MRAVRIDGQTPGGKRNKLKDALPLDTPYMVQFFPIYACNFKCGYCIHSVPVSQRRYITDKTAMDFNLYKKCIDGLSKFPNKVKMIRFAGTGEPLLHKDIAKMVEYAVKMNVAEAVDIVTNGLLLEPDLSDKLIAAGLSKLRVSIQGVTSGKYEEISGKKVGISKIVDNLSYFYNAKQKSENTTQLYIKIIDCALEEGDEEKFLNMFGDICDIIAIEHLLPAVPQIEYKDKFNMDSDNLLTQNGNRILEAQVCPQPFYMMQINPEGNIVPCCAMETAKVIGNVNDNDLYSLWVGEEFNKFRRNLLSLNKQIYPVCKSCESYKYSMFEEDFLDDARLKLLDLYVSR; encoded by the coding sequence ATGAGAGCTGTAAGAATTGACGGACAAACTCCGGGCGGAAAACGGAATAAATTAAAGGATGCACTTCCTTTAGATACACCATATATGGTTCAATTTTTTCCGATATATGCCTGCAATTTTAAATGCGGCTATTGTATTCATTCGGTGCCTGTTAGCCAAAGGCGTTATATAACGGATAAAACCGCAATGGACTTTAACCTATATAAAAAATGTATTGATGGCTTAAGCAAGTTCCCCAATAAAGTTAAAATGATTCGTTTTGCCGGTACCGGAGAACCTTTATTGCACAAGGATATTGCCAAGATGGTTGAATACGCAGTTAAAATGAACGTGGCAGAAGCAGTTGATATTGTAACTAACGGTTTGCTTCTCGAGCCGGATTTGTCTGATAAATTAATTGCTGCCGGACTGTCAAAGCTTAGAGTATCAATACAAGGTGTTACATCTGGAAAATATGAAGAGATTTCCGGTAAAAAAGTCGGCATATCAAAAATTGTAGATAATTTGTCTTATTTTTATAATGCCAAGCAAAAAAGCGAAAACACCACACAGTTATATATAAAAATAATCGATTGTGCATTGGAAGAAGGAGACGAGGAAAAATTTTTAAATATGTTCGGAGATATTTGCGATATTATCGCAATTGAACATCTTTTGCCGGCTGTCCCGCAAATTGAGTACAAAGACAAATTTAACATGGATTCGGATAATCTTTTAACTCAAAACGGAAACCGTATTTTAGAAGCTCAAGTTTGCCCACAGCCATTTTACATGATGCAGATTAATCCGGAAGGAAATATTGTGCCATGTTGTGCAATGGAAACAGCCAAAGTAATAGGAAACGTTAATGACAATGATTTATACAGCCTTTGGGTGGGTGAAGAATTCAACAAATTCAGAAGAAACCTGCTGTCACTAAACAAACAAATATATCCCGTGTGCAAAAGCTGTGAATCTTATAAGTACTCAATGTTTGAAGAGGATTTTTTGGACGATGCCAGACTGAAATTGTTGGATTTATATGTTTCTCGGTAA
- a CDS encoding radical SAM/SPASM domain-containing protein, with protein MASEIKPIYGTERIKLSKVIPLKTPFSIFVFPTTYCNFKCVYCAHSLALDAMKKTYDFVPENMSMETYGKFIHQMKKFPDKLKMLCLMGQGEPLINKDIPVMVKMAKDAEIAERVEIISNGSLLDKTMSDRLIEAGLDTLRISLQGLNSKKYKDICGANINFDDFMDNIRYFYAHKNNTNLFVKIMDVCLEEGEEEKFYRLFEDCSDRMYIEKMLPAYDGVEITKNMKVEYDRYGRKHEKRNVCPLPFYMLGIFPNGDVEPCDTIYKPIVLGNINNSELIDMWNGEKLREFWKLQLKGNRLQNDKCKVCCAPDDVSHPEDVLDDDVEEILKRLETMESNI; from the coding sequence ATGGCATCGGAAATTAAACCCATTTATGGAACAGAAAGAATAAAACTGTCTAAAGTCATTCCTTTAAAAACACCTTTTAGCATATTTGTTTTTCCGACAACCTATTGTAATTTCAAGTGCGTATACTGTGCTCATTCTTTGGCATTGGACGCCATGAAAAAGACTTATGATTTTGTCCCTGAAAACATGTCAATGGAGACATACGGAAAATTTATTCACCAAATGAAAAAATTTCCGGACAAACTGAAAATGTTATGTTTAATGGGACAAGGAGAGCCATTGATTAATAAAGACATTCCTGTCATGGTAAAGATGGCTAAAGATGCAGAAATTGCAGAAAGAGTGGAAATTATCAGTAACGGTTCACTCCTTGACAAAACAATGTCAGATCGATTGATAGAAGCCGGTTTGGATACCTTAAGAATCTCACTGCAAGGTCTAAATTCAAAAAAATATAAAGACATATGCGGTGCTAATATTAATTTCGATGATTTTATGGACAATATACGATATTTTTATGCACATAAAAACAACACAAATTTATTTGTAAAGATTATGGACGTATGCCTGGAAGAAGGCGAAGAAGAAAAGTTTTACCGGCTTTTTGAAGATTGCTCGGACAGAATGTATATCGAAAAAATGCTGCCGGCATACGATGGTGTGGAAATAACCAAAAATATGAAGGTAGAGTACGACCGATACGGAAGAAAACATGAAAAAAGAAATGTGTGTCCTCTGCCGTTTTATATGTTGGGAATTTTCCCCAACGGGGATGTGGAACCTTGTGACACAATTTATAAGCCTATAGTGCTGGGCAATATAAACAACTCCGAATTAATCGACATGTGGAACGGAGAAAAATTAAGAGAATTTTGGAAATTACAATTAAAAGGCAACAGATTACAGAACGATAAATGCAAAGTATGCTGTGCTCCGGACGATGTTTCCCATCCTGAAGATGTATTGGACGATGATGTTGAAGAAATATTAAAAAGACTGGAAACAATGGAGAGTAATATATGA
- a CDS encoding radical SAM/SPASM domain-containing protein, which translates to MKAEFKPNYDTNRKKLADIIPLAAPFTVYIEQTRYCNFKCFYCIHATRDKEDGEFRKLGFSVKHMDFEMYKTIVSQLKEFTEPIKRIVFSGLGEPLMNPRLPEMVKLAVEAKIADRVEIITNGLLLTPETSRKLIDAGITNINISVQGVSKERYKETCGVEIDFDEYVKNLSYLYSIKGNTQIYIKAIDATLKSKEEEEKFFNIFGNICDKIYIEHLIVMQQQMGELKKIVDGTKNFYNEELDLNRKVCAQSFYFLQIGCDYDTFPCPVPGLPKSLSMGNIKDNTIKEIWNGEKRREHLRTMLSYQKDSIPECNNCTCFNAINNPLENLDPDAPRLLKLFE; encoded by the coding sequence ATGAAAGCCGAATTTAAGCCGAATTATGACACAAACAGAAAGAAGCTGGCCGATATTATACCTCTTGCTGCACCGTTTACGGTGTATATAGAACAAACCAGGTACTGTAATTTCAAATGTTTTTATTGTATACATGCCACAAGAGATAAAGAGGACGGAGAATTTCGCAAGCTGGGATTTTCGGTAAAGCATATGGATTTTGAAATGTACAAAACAATCGTCAGTCAGCTTAAAGAATTTACAGAACCAATAAAGAGAATAGTATTTTCAGGTCTGGGCGAACCTCTAATGAATCCCAGGCTGCCTGAAATGGTCAAGCTCGCTGTGGAAGCAAAAATAGCCGATAGAGTGGAAATAATTACAAATGGATTATTATTAACACCGGAAACATCAAGAAAACTGATTGATGCAGGAATCACAAACATTAACATATCCGTCCAGGGTGTAAGCAAGGAGAGATACAAAGAAACTTGCGGAGTAGAAATTGACTTTGATGAGTACGTTAAGAACCTTAGTTATCTATACAGTATTAAAGGTAATACACAAATATATATAAAAGCAATAGATGCTACACTAAAATCCAAGGAAGAAGAAGAAAAGTTTTTCAATATTTTTGGAAATATATGCGACAAAATTTATATAGAACATTTAATTGTCATGCAGCAGCAAATGGGTGAACTCAAAAAAATAGTGGACGGCACTAAAAACTTTTACAATGAGGAATTGGATTTAAACAGAAAAGTATGTGCCCAATCTTTCTATTTCTTACAAATTGGATGCGATTACGATACCTTCCCCTGCCCTGTACCGGGTTTGCCAAAAAGTTTATCCATGGGAAATATAAAGGATAATACTATAAAAGAAATTTGGAACGGTGAAAAAAGAAGAGAACATTTAAGAACAATGCTCAGCTATCAGAAAGACAGCATACCTGAGTGCAACAATTGTACATGCTTTAATGCGATTAACAATCCACTGGAGAATTTGGACCCGGATGCGCCCAGACTTTTAAAACTGTTTGAATAA